A single window of Gossypium arboreum isolate Shixiya-1 chromosome 13, ASM2569848v2, whole genome shotgun sequence DNA harbors:
- the LOC108462210 gene encoding protein PHYTOCHROME KINASE SUBSTRATE 4-like has protein sequence MMMTMMMEKARAMKTMNGGGSQEHFLEQEQEQEEELKPSLSYNINSFPQQKTNLGVDVSADEDTEISIFDAKRYFSESNSDSRVCKRLSPLNIPNPVHVASEPGAALAGRFSSASSAADGCGYGRTYRVRSFHATPTPSSEASWNSQTGLLANPAGAIAVSMTTTDDKRKGSGKLRRLWRRSCPCSGKKSVQVEPNKPQSFKVDGERSTGTQSASSGIDHKRQEMLQTCNPRCISEENHEFHSSLGVQRVVATTTRVPLMITNGSGTAGFTFPILNQVQPKSSHVKMVVNINSSSLDNHEDPPRESLDVFLPPDDSSISVPKKLVSRITIADDDAASDTSSDLFEIESLSTTTQGHSTSHPMYNNRRDSLDDALNFNTIRSIAAACNGSGFGCQYSSMMTDCCYEPSEASIEWSVTTAEGFERGSVGVSEAEEMHGNYKYNGIGKGGRQKSGNGGLLSCRSEKAVSVGPYPVKYVPPQGQADITLKHVNNVNNPPLSRLSIPFSA, from the coding sequence aTGATGATGACGATGATGATGGAAAAGGCAAGAGCAATGAAAACAATGAATGGAGGAGGCTCTCAAGAACACTTCCTGGAACAGGAACAGGAACAGGAAGAGGAACTGAAACCCTCCCTTTCTTACAATATTAATTCATTTCCACAACAAAAAACCAACCTTGGAGTAGATGTATCTGCAGATGAGGATACAGAGATTAGCATTTTTGATGCCAAAAGGTACTTCAGTGAAAGCAACAGCGATTCAAGAGTGTGCAAAAGACTGTCCCCCCTTAACATACCCAATCCGGTTCATGTTGCATCAGAGCCCGGGGCTGCCTTGGCCGGTAGATTTTCTTCGGCTTCGTCAGCTGCTGACGGGTGTGGTTATGGGAGGACCTACCGAGTTCGTTCCTTCCATGCCACACCAACGCCTTCATCAGAGGCTAGCTGGAATAGCCAGACTGGTTTGTTGGCAAATCCTGCTGGTGCCATTGCAGTTTCTATGACCACAACCGATGACAAGAGAAAAGGGTCCGGTAAGTTAAGAAGGCTTTGGCGACGAAGTTGCCCCTGCTCGGGCAAGAAATCAGTACAAGTTGAGCCCAATAAGCCCCAGAGTTTTAAGGTAGATGGTGAGAGAAGCACAGGGACACAAAGTGCCAGCTCGGGTATTGATCATAAACGGCAAGAGATGCTACAAACCTGCAATCCTCGCTGTATCTCAGAAGAGAATCATGAGTTCCATTCAAGCTTAGGAGTACAGCGTGTGGTAGCAACAACAACAAGAGTACCCCTGATGATAACTAATGGTTCAGGGACTGCTGGCTTCACCTTTCCAATACTTAATCAAGTACAACCAAAATCATCCCACGTTAAAATGGTAGTGAATATAAATAGTAGTTCTCTTGATAATCATGAAGATCCACCTCGAGAGTCGTTGGATGTGTTCCTACCTCCTGACGACTCATCTATTTCTGTTCCAAAGAAACTAGTGTCCAGAATTACCATAGCGGACGATGATGCTGCAAGTGATACCAGCTCGGACTTGTTTGAAATTGAGAGCTTATCCACAACCACCCAGGGCCACTCCACGTCCCATCCAATGTACAATAATCGTCGAGATTCATTGGATGATGCCTTGAATTTTAATACAATAAGATCGATAGCAGCAGCCTGCAACGGTTCAGGGTTCGGGTGTCAGTATTCATCAATGATGACAGATTGCTGCTACGAGCCGAGCGAGGCGAGCATAGAGTGGAGCGTGACAACGGCAGAAGGGTTTGAGAGAGGATCTGTTGGGGTATCAGAAGCAGAGGAGATGCATGGCAATTACAAGTACAATGGCATTGGCAAAGGAGGAAGGCAGAAATCTGGGAATGGGGGGTTGCTGAGCTGCCGAAGCGAGAAGGCGGTGAGCGTAGGGCCATACCCTGTCAAGTACGTGCCTCCTCAGGGGCAGGCAGATATTACCCTGAAGCATGTGAACAATGTGAACAATCCACCGCTTTCCCGTTTGTCCATCCCTTTTTCCGCATAA